One genomic region from Terriglobus aquaticus encodes:
- a CDS encoding SDR family NAD(P)-dependent oxidoreductase, with product MGKLDGKVAVITAGTSGMALATAKLFVQEGAHVFITGRRKDVLDDAVKQIQQVGPSITGIQGDASKLEDLDTLFETVKREKGKIDILFASAGRGEFASIDQVTEQHFDETFDLNVRGTLFTVQKALKLFNDGGSIILNGSIAGSKGSAAFGVYSASKAAVRSFARTWVAELKDRQIRVNVISPGPIDTPILAPLPKEAVEGFIAQVPLGRIGKPEEIATTALFLASSDSSYINGVELFVDGGLVSV from the coding sequence ATGGGCAAGCTCGATGGAAAAGTAGCCGTCATCACGGCAGGCACCAGCGGCATGGCACTCGCCACCGCCAAGCTCTTCGTTCAGGAAGGCGCCCACGTCTTCATCACCGGCCGCCGCAAAGACGTGCTCGACGACGCCGTCAAGCAGATCCAGCAGGTCGGCCCCAGCATCACCGGCATCCAGGGCGACGCCTCCAAACTCGAAGACCTCGACACACTCTTCGAAACCGTGAAGCGCGAGAAAGGCAAGATCGACATCCTCTTCGCCAGCGCCGGCCGTGGCGAGTTCGCCTCCATCGATCAGGTCACCGAACAGCACTTCGACGAGACCTTCGACCTCAACGTCCGCGGCACCCTCTTCACCGTGCAAAAGGCGCTCAAGCTCTTCAACGACGGCGGCAGCATCATCCTCAACGGCTCCATCGCCGGCAGCAAGGGCTCCGCCGCGTTCGGCGTCTACTCCGCCAGCAAAGCCGCAGTCCGCTCCTTCGCTCGCACCTGGGTCGCCGAACTCAAGGATCGCCAGATCCGCGTCAACGTCATCAGCCCCGGACCCATCGACACCCCCATCCTCGCCCCGCTCCCCAAGGAAGCCGTAGAGGGCTTCATCGCACAGGTCCCGCTTGGCCGAATCGGCAAACCAGAAGAGATCGCCACCACCGCCCTCTTCCTCGCCTCATCCGATTCCAGCTACATCAACGGCGTCGAACTCTTCGTCGACGGCGGCCTCGTCTCGGTCTAA